The following are from one region of the Rickettsiales bacterium genome:
- a CDS encoding peptidylprolyl isomerase — protein MKSFLSILMGCFIFMSTITTSANAADENTLYLYLKDGRVTIEMRPDLAPQHVARIKELVKSKFYDGLKFHRVIDGFMAQTGDPRGNGTGGSGKNIPAEFNSEPHFRGTVSMARSSNPNSADSQFFICLANARFLDNQYTVWGQVTEGMEFVDKIKKGDPNNNGSVTNPDVIVKMVLAVDEAK, from the coding sequence ATGAAATCTTTTTTATCAATATTAATGGGATGTTTTATTTTTATGTCTACAATCACTACATCGGCAAATGCTGCTGACGAAAATACTTTATATTTATACCTAAAAGATGGTCGCGTCACCATTGAGATGCGCCCAGACTTAGCCCCTCAACATGTGGCTAGAATCAAAGAATTGGTCAAATCAAAATTCTATGATGGTTTGAAGTTTCATCGCGTGATAGATGGATTTATGGCTCAAACTGGTGATCCTAGAGGAAATGGAACTGGAGGATCCGGAAAAAATATCCCCGCTGAATTCAATAGTGAACCTCACTTCCGTGGAACAGTATCTATGGCTAGGAGCAGCAATCCCAACTCTGCAGATAGTCAATTCTTTATCTGCCTTGCAAATGCTCGTTTTCTTGACAACCAATACACAGTATGGGGCCAAGTAACCGAAGGCATGGAATTTGTTGATAAAATTAAAAAAGGCGACCCTAACAATAATGGCAGCGTAACAAATCCTGACGTTATTGTTAAAATGGTACTTGCTGTTGATGAAGCAAAATAA
- a CDS encoding TlpA family protein disulfide reductase: MLRIYTKLLFISVLFFSSIVSAEAPQETPPEQPLSSEETQKTPPENPLRTQNIPSIFQKVTSPISLSIDSIFYNQDMEKKTLDNFENHFIIIHFWASWCMDCQSELIALNKLQKEFRKKALMVIVISEDFKGIPAIDKFFTKHQIDYLDIYLDKKKSIYNKLMINHLPASYLMDFDGKIIAKSTPGVPIDWDNEELKEYLEYKVSQRQLLPPEYKTVRKEYIPPKIVEPAPIPEKPKEKSKLFIN; the protein is encoded by the coding sequence ATGTTGAGAATATATACCAAATTACTTTTTATTTCTGTATTATTTTTTTCATCTATTGTTTCTGCTGAAGCCCCCCAGGAAACGCCACCGGAACAACCTTTATCCAGCGAAGAAACTCAGAAAACACCGCCGGAGAACCCTTTGAGAACACAAAATATACCTTCAATCTTTCAAAAAGTTACATCTCCTATATCTCTTTCGATAGACAGTATATTCTATAATCAAGATATGGAAAAGAAAACATTAGATAATTTTGAGAATCATTTTATTATTATTCATTTCTGGGCTAGCTGGTGCATGGATTGTCAAAGTGAATTAATTGCCTTAAATAAATTACAAAAAGAATTTAGAAAAAAAGCATTGATGGTGATTGTAATCTCTGAAGATTTCAAAGGAATTCCTGCAATTGACAAATTTTTCACAAAACACCAAATAGACTATTTAGACATTTATCTCGACAAAAAGAAATCGATATATAATAAATTAATGATTAATCATTTGCCAGCCAGCTATCTTATGGATTTTGATGGCAAAATAATTGCAAAATCAACCCCTGGGGTGCCTATTGATTGGGATAATGAAGAATTAAAAGAATATTTAGAATACAAAGTTAGCCAACGTCAATTATTACCCCCAGAATATAAAACGGTTAGAAAAGAATATATTCCACCAAAAATTGTTGAACCAGCCCCAATTCCTGAAAAACCAAAAGAAAAATCTAAACTATTTATAAATTAA
- a CDS encoding nucleotide exchange factor GrpE, producing the protein MTTNKNNKESEKLAQVLKDIQSNPQKQEEQPAELNKLKEENTAAMEEIAQLKEQLLRMTADAENSRKRNAKQVEDASKFAINKFAQDLIEVLENLYMATDSIPNEELEQNSSLLSIYKGIEMTKTTLLKVFEKYGLKRIMPELGENFDHNYHEAVSHIEHNELPANSVTNVMRAGYSLHDRLIKPAMVVVAKTPQL; encoded by the coding sequence ATGACAACTAACAAAAACAACAAAGAATCTGAAAAACTTGCTCAAGTGCTAAAAGACATACAATCCAATCCTCAAAAGCAAGAAGAGCAACCAGCCGAACTCAACAAACTAAAAGAAGAAAATACAGCCGCTATGGAAGAAATAGCACAGTTAAAAGAGCAGTTACTCCGTATGACAGCAGATGCCGAGAACTCTCGCAAACGTAATGCTAAACAAGTGGAAGATGCTAGTAAATTCGCTATAAATAAATTTGCACAAGATCTTATTGAAGTTCTAGAAAATTTATATATGGCCACTGATAGCATCCCAAATGAAGAACTAGAACAAAACTCTTCTCTTCTCTCCATTTATAAAGGAATTGAAATGACAAAAACAACCTTATTAAAGGTGTTTGAAAAATATGGATTAAAAAGAATTATGCCAGAACTTGGAGAAAATTTTGACCATAATTACCATGAAGCCGTTTCTCACATAGAACATAATGAATTACCAGCCAATTCAGTAACTAATGTTATGCGCGCCGGATATTCACTTCATGATAGATTAATTAAACCTGCAATGGTAGTGGTTGCAAAAACACCACAATTATAG
- a CDS encoding S49 family peptidase: MTNNVKRTNTKSSFLKKYLKLFKRKHVVNILNLEGVIGAVNFKQGLTLSHLNKHLEQAFEGKNVKAVVLNINSPGGSPVQSELIAKRISQLSKKSSIPIISFVEDIAASGGYWIACAAPEIIVADNSIIGSLGVRFSGFGFNKAIDRLGIDRRVYTKGGNKALLDSFLPERKEDIDIILNVQEDIYNNFKNHVNHSRNGKLKFEGEEAFTGAIWSGKQAVENGLADKIGDLYSEIEARFGKKINIRIVNQEKSWIKRKLSMMLDSVTQSISSYSVDSLAEKKFELR, from the coding sequence ATGACTAATAACGTTAAAAGAACTAATACAAAATCAAGTTTCTTAAAAAAATATCTTAAACTTTTTAAGCGCAAACATGTGGTCAACATACTTAATTTAGAGGGAGTAATTGGAGCAGTAAATTTCAAACAAGGACTCACCTTGTCTCATCTTAACAAACATTTAGAGCAGGCTTTTGAAGGAAAGAATGTTAAAGCTGTAGTCTTAAATATTAATTCACCAGGGGGATCTCCTGTTCAGTCTGAGTTAATTGCCAAAAGAATCAGCCAATTATCAAAAAAATCTTCTATTCCTATAATTAGTTTTGTTGAAGATATCGCTGCATCCGGTGGATATTGGATTGCTTGTGCGGCTCCAGAAATAATAGTTGCTGATAACTCCATAATAGGTAGTCTAGGAGTTCGTTTCTCGGGATTTGGTTTTAACAAAGCAATTGACCGTCTAGGAATTGACCGTCGTGTTTATACAAAAGGAGGAAACAAAGCGCTACTAGATTCTTTCTTGCCTGAAAGAAAAGAAGACATAGATATTATTTTAAATGTTCAGGAAGATATATATAATAATTTTAAGAACCATGTAAATCACTCAAGAAATGGAAAATTAAAATTTGAAGGAGAAGAAGCCTTTACTGGAGCCATCTGGTCTGGAAAACAAGCTGTTGAAAACGGCCTTGCCGATAAAATTGGGGACCTTTATAGTGAAATTGAAGCTAGATTTGGAAAAAAAATAAATATTCGAATAGTTAATCAAGAAAAGTCCTGGATCAAAAGAAAACTATCAATGATGTTGGATTCTGTTACTCAGTCAATTTCTAGTTATTCTGTTGACAGTTTAGCTGAAAAGAAATTTGAATTAAGATAA
- a CDS encoding bifunctional (p)ppGpp synthetase/guanosine-3',5'-bis(diphosphate) 3'-pyrophosphohydrolase yields MNHIVLIKKIESYNSSFNPEQVIKAFEFAKKAHKNQVRASGEPYYLHPLAVALILAEMHLDEDSIITALLHDTVEDTAISLEDIQIHFGTDVAKLVDGVTKLAKIKFQPDNIREGENFRKLLMAMSEDIRVLVVKLADRLHNMRTVHFLSEKKALRIALETMEIYAPLAERIGMQKMKHELQDLAFAILYPEERKSIINRLEYLRSDGGSMVDKIETHISKTISDFGISAEVNGREKTPCSIWHKMKLKNIIFEQLSDIIAFRVIVHDVIDCYQVLGIIHAAYQMIPGSFKDYISTPKSNGYSSLHTVVVGPNKQRIEIQIRTQEMHYLNDWGVAAHWGYKQDVNLTKDTVGGKRFKWIRELITILDNSETEDFIEHTKLEMYEDQVFCFTPKGEIIALPKGATPVDFAYALHSDIGNSCSGVKINGRAAPLRTILENGDQVEVSTSKNKAPSIVWEQFVVTARAKSEIKYFIRSKQRKEYASLGKSILSKFFIGEGKEFKEEEFREYLSLFHKKNIEDLYVAIGEGSIAREDVLRALYKNKKSKLGNLKDKFSFLKFRKKPKPTCSPILVKGMASETVFHFATCCNPLPGDQIVGVFDGTQGVNIHTADCDALHKNKDEDKWIEVSWDKNAKDYKHLCRLKTTISNEIGAISTVTSIISKHGSNISNIKLTGRSQDFFEMVIDVEVVGVTQLTNMIAALRSKECVHYIERFKM; encoded by the coding sequence ATGAATCATATAGTCTTAATAAAGAAAATAGAATCTTATAATTCAAGCTTTAATCCTGAGCAGGTAATTAAAGCTTTTGAGTTTGCAAAGAAGGCTCATAAGAACCAAGTTAGAGCATCAGGGGAGCCTTATTACCTCCACCCTTTAGCAGTTGCCTTGATTTTAGCTGAAATGCATTTAGATGAGGATTCCATTATTACTGCTCTGCTTCATGATACAGTAGAAGATACTGCAATTAGCTTAGAGGATATTCAAATTCATTTTGGTACAGATGTTGCCAAGCTTGTTGATGGTGTAACTAAATTAGCAAAAATAAAATTTCAGCCTGATAATATTAGAGAAGGAGAGAATTTTCGAAAATTATTAATGGCGATGTCTGAAGATATTAGAGTTTTGGTTGTTAAACTGGCAGATCGCTTACACAATATGAGAACAGTACATTTTTTGTCTGAAAAAAAAGCTTTAAGAATAGCTCTTGAAACTATGGAAATATACGCTCCTTTGGCTGAGCGTATAGGTATGCAAAAAATGAAGCATGAATTGCAAGATTTAGCTTTTGCTATTTTATATCCTGAAGAAAGAAAATCTATAATTAACCGCCTTGAATACTTAAGATCTGATGGTGGGTCTATGGTTGATAAAATAGAAACTCATATTAGTAAAACTATTTCTGATTTTGGTATTAGTGCAGAAGTAAATGGAAGAGAGAAAACTCCTTGTTCAATATGGCATAAAATGAAGCTTAAGAACATTATTTTTGAACAGCTTTCAGATATTATTGCCTTTAGGGTTATAGTTCATGATGTAATTGATTGTTATCAGGTTCTTGGTATTATCCATGCTGCTTATCAGATGATTCCAGGTAGTTTTAAAGATTATATAAGCACTCCTAAAAGTAATGGATATAGCTCGCTTCATACAGTGGTAGTGGGGCCTAATAAGCAGCGCATTGAAATACAAATTAGAACCCAAGAAATGCATTATCTTAATGATTGGGGGGTTGCTGCACATTGGGGATATAAACAAGATGTAAATTTAACGAAAGACACAGTGGGTGGTAAAAGATTTAAATGGATTAGAGAATTAATAACAATTCTTGATAATTCTGAAACTGAAGATTTTATTGAGCATACAAAATTAGAAATGTATGAAGATCAAGTGTTTTGTTTTACTCCAAAAGGAGAAATTATAGCGCTTCCTAAAGGAGCAACTCCTGTTGATTTTGCATATGCTCTTCATTCTGATATTGGAAATTCTTGTTCAGGAGTTAAAATCAATGGTCGTGCAGCTCCACTTAGAACTATATTAGAAAATGGAGATCAAGTTGAGGTTTCAACTTCTAAGAACAAAGCTCCTTCAATTGTGTGGGAACAATTTGTGGTTACAGCCAGGGCAAAATCAGAGATAAAATATTTTATTCGTTCCAAGCAGCGTAAGGAATATGCCAGTCTTGGTAAATCTATTTTATCCAAATTCTTTATTGGGGAAGGAAAGGAGTTTAAAGAAGAGGAATTTAGAGAATACTTATCTCTTTTTCATAAAAAAAATATTGAAGATTTATATGTTGCAATTGGTGAAGGTAGTATTGCAAGAGAGGATGTTCTTAGGGCTTTATATAAGAATAAAAAGAGTAAATTAGGTAATTTAAAAGATAAATTTTCTTTTTTAAAATTTCGTAAGAAACCAAAACCTACATGTTCTCCAATTTTAGTAAAAGGAATGGCTTCAGAGACGGTATTTCATTTTGCAACTTGTTGTAACCCTTTGCCTGGAGATCAGATTGTTGGAGTATTTGATGGAACCCAAGGAGTAAATATTCATACAGCTGATTGTGATGCGCTTCATAAAAATAAAGATGAAGATAAGTGGATTGAAGTTTCATGGGATAAAAATGCTAAAGATTATAAGCATCTATGTCGTTTAAAAACAACAATTTCTAATGAGATAGGGGCTATTTCTACAGTCACCTCAATAATATCTAAGCATGGCTCTAACATAAGTAATATAAAGCTCACAGGAAGATCTCAAGACTTTTTTGAGATGGTTATAGATGTTGAAGTGGTGGGCGTTACTCAGTTAACCAATATGATAGCCGCTTTAAGATCAAAAGAATGCGTGCATTACATCGAAAGATTCAAGATGTAG
- a CDS encoding lipoprotein, translating to MKKLFLSILILLHLTSCGVKGDLYLPSEEQSQN from the coding sequence ATGAAAAAGTTATTTTTAAGTATACTCATATTATTACATTTAACAAGTTGTGGAGTGAAGGGTGATTTATATTTACCTTCAGAAGAGCAATCTCAAAACTAA
- a CDS encoding acyloxyacyl hydrolase, producing MNKITKTSLALVALGLLSTSALASSGKQDTSFLKKDKETPMEAPVAQEMMDKYVVLEAAYQFNDYKPKYDNASRATDNFKDSGSLGVGLGKIINKNFLVDAMVSYVPETDFDFTSSGNSDKYDSTVATTKLMLNGTYLIDTPKENVSPYVTVGLGTAYNQFDITTTRGGTATKFDKSKLDFAYQVGAGVSYKLENDYRVSLGYRFADNGNTYKIDGVTSDRLQSHSVVLGLRVPF from the coding sequence ATGAATAAAATAACAAAAACATCTTTAGCTCTAGTAGCATTAGGGCTTCTATCTACTTCAGCCTTGGCTTCTAGTGGCAAACAAGACACAAGCTTCCTAAAAAAAGACAAAGAAACGCCTATGGAGGCTCCTGTAGCTCAAGAAATGATGGATAAATATGTAGTTTTAGAAGCTGCATATCAATTCAATGACTATAAACCTAAATATGACAATGCTTCCAGAGCAACTGACAACTTTAAAGATTCTGGATCTTTAGGTGTTGGCCTAGGAAAAATAATAAATAAAAATTTCTTAGTTGATGCTATGGTTTCATATGTTCCAGAAACAGATTTTGATTTCACATCTTCTGGCAATTCAGATAAATATGATTCAACTGTAGCTACAACTAAACTTATGTTAAATGGAACATATTTAATTGACACACCTAAAGAAAATGTTTCTCCATATGTTACTGTTGGTCTTGGTACTGCATATAACCAGTTTGACATCACCACAACTAGAGGTGGAACAGCTACTAAATTTGATAAGAGCAAATTGGACTTTGCATATCAAGTTGGAGCAGGTGTATCTTACAAGTTAGAGAACGACTACAGAGTTAGCTTAGGTTACCGTTTTGCTGACAACGGAAACACTTATAAAATTGATGGTGTTACTAGCGATAGACTTCAAAGCCATAGTGTAGTTCTAGGACTTAGAGTACCATTCTAA